In Calditrichota bacterium, the genomic stretch GACGATTGATGTTCCGGTTGATCGTCGATAAGACGCCCCGCCCGGGAGCGTTCCACATGGCTGCAGACGACTTTCTTGCCCGCACGGTGGGTGATTGGGACGGGGCCTTTCGCACTTACAGTTGGTCGCCTCCGGCTATATCGCTGGGAACCCATCAAGACGCTGCTATCGTTGACTTTGATGCCAACCGCCAAATGGGCTGGGATGTTGTCCGACGCCCGACCGGTGGACGGGCACTTTTACACCGGAACGACGTCAGTTATGCATTCGTTCTGCGCGCCGGTGGAACCGGCCCGGTAGGGTTGAGAGTAATATATGGCCAGGTCGCGCGCGCCATTGCCGAAGCCCTCGACGAAGTCGGGATCGCAGTCGATGCCGATTCCGGCTCAAGGTCGCCGTTGCCTCTGACCTCGCGCCTGGGGCGGCTCTGTATGACTTCGCAAGTCCGGGGAGAACTCCTGCATCAAGGGCGAAAGATCGCTGCCGCAGCACAGCGCATTTATCCCGGTGCGATACTTCAGCATGGTTCGCTGCCCTTGACCGGAAGGGCATCTGATATCGCCATCGGCATAAGATTGACCGACCCCGGACGAGAGAGCCTCTCTACCTCGCTGGAACGTGCCGCTTCGAGCCTCGAGCAAGCCGCCAGTCGTATAATCTTGAGCGATGAACTGATGCCGGCACTCGAGCGCGCCATTCAGAAGGCTTTTCAGGGAGAATGGCAAGAGACCGGTTGGTCGCTGCAAGAGATCGAGCAGATAGAGCGCACATCCGAACGGTTCCACATCTATTCCGATGCCGGCGCAAAAATGCCTTCGACGCTGGTCTATCCCGACATTCGAGTCGCAATGGCTTCCCGTGCCTGAAGCCCGCCAACTGGCGCTCTTCGGCTCCACCGGCTCCATCGGGAGTCAGACACTCGATGTCGCCCGACGCATCGGAGGCTTTGAGATCGCCTTGCTCACTGCCGGAAGTCGGTGGGAAGTACTGGCGCAGCAAGCCCGGGAGTATGCCGTGCCGGAGGTGGTGCTTGGCGATGCCGGTCACTACGACGACTTGATGCAGGCTCTGGTCGGGACTGGCTGCCGAGTGCACTGCGGTCGGGACGCGTTAGTGAAAGCCGCTGCCGAAGCCGATTATGACGTTGCCCTCAACGCCCTCGTCGGCATTAGCGGGCTGCCGGTGTCGCATGAAGCACTGAAGCGCGGCAAGACGCTGGCACTTGCCAATAAAGAGTCGCTCGTCCTGGCCGGCGACCTCCTAATGCGAATTGCTATCGAATGTGACGGACAGATCCTGCCTGTCGATTCCGAGCATTCCGCCATCTTCCAGTGCCTGGCAGGGGAGTCTATGGCGTCGGTTCGCAGGCTTATCCTGACTGCGTCGGGAGGCCCGTTTCGAGACTGGAGCAGTGAGCGGATATCGACCGCTTCGCCCGAGGAGGCACTGGCGCATCCCAACTGGAAAATGGGGCCTAAGATCACAATCGATTCCGCCACTCTTATCAACAAGGGTTTGGAGATCATCGAAGCCTGCCATCTTTTCGGCTTGCCGCATGAAAGGGTCTATGTGCGCATCCACCGGCCTTCGGTGGTTCATTCGCTTGTCGAGTTCACCGACGGCTCACTGAAGGCACAACTTGGTAAGCCCGACATGCGGTTGCCGATACAGTTTGCGCTCACCTGGCCGGAACGCCAGCCGGCAGATTACGTTTGCGATGACCCGCTCGAGTGGCCAACGCTAACGTTTGAGACGCTCGATGGATCGAGGTTCCCCGGTCCGGGGCTGGCAAGAGTGGCTTTGACGATGGGGGGGACGGCGACAGCAGTTATGAATGGGGCTGACGAAGCAGCCGTCGCCCATTTTCTATCCCGTCGCATCGCCTTCGGCTCCATTACCGATCTGATCGAGCAGGCTCTGAACCAGCATACACCGCTACCGGCTGATTCGCTCGAGGCCGTTATCGCTGCCGACGCCGAAGGCCGGGACTTCGTCAACAATCGGGTCGCCGCGTCATAGGGGAACGTCAATCCTGCAATGCGAGTATAAACGAAGTGAGTTCATTAATTTATCCAGCGATTGCCGCTGTCACGTGCCTCACGTGACAGCATATAAGCACGAACCTTCCGTCACGTGAGGGCACGTGACGGCGATTTGTGGAGTGAGAGACAAATAAATCAAAGAGCTCGAAGTGAAATTGACAATCCATCACATTTCAAAATCGTATCATTCTTAATTCTAAATTCTTAATTCTTCACTCTGAATGTCCACCATCCTCTCCTTCATAGTCGTCATCGGCATCATCGTCTTCGTTCATGAGTTAGGGCACTACCTCGCAGCGAAGATGTCGGGGGTTCGGGTCGAGACTTTTTCACTCGGTTTTCCGCCTAAGATGCTCGGTCACAAGATCGGCGAGACCGAGTATATAATCGGCTGGGTGCCGCTCGGTGGCTATGTCAAGATGAGCGGGATGATCGATGAGTCGTTCGATGAGTCGTTCGATCCGAACGATCCGCGCGGCTTTATGGCTCAGTCCTTCTGGAGCAAGGTCTTCATCATTTCGGCAGGCGTCATCATGAACGTCCTACTCGGCTGGCTGCTCTATTCGTCGCTCACCTACTCGGAGGGTGTCGGGCGGATGACCGGGACGACGTTGACGCTGGTAAGCCCGGACTATCCGGCTGCTGAAGCCGGCCTTGAAGTGGGTGATCAGATCGTCGCGGTGGCAGGTGAGCGGGTCGAGGATTGGTCGCATATGACCGAAGCAGTGCGCAAGAGTCCCGGTATTCCAGTCGAAGTCGAATGGCTGCGCGGCGACAGCCTTATGCGCACGACGATTACGCCGAGGTCGGCACGCGAGTTCAATCTCCGAACCGGAGCCGTGGACTCTGTCGGGAAGATCGGCGTAGTTGG encodes the following:
- a CDS encoding lipoate--protein ligase family protein is translated as RLMFRLIVDKTPRPGAFHMAADDFLARTVGDWDGAFRTYSWSPPAISLGTHQDAAIVDFDANRQMGWDVVRRPTGGRALLHRNDVSYAFVLRAGGTGPVGLRVIYGQVARAIAEALDEVGIAVDADSGSRSPLPLTSRLGRLCMTSQVRGELLHQGRKIAAAAQRIYPGAILQHGSLPLTGRASDIAIGIRLTDPGRESLSTSLERAASSLEQAASRIILSDELMPALERAIQKAFQGEWQETGWSLQEIEQIERTSERFHIYSDAGAKMPSTLVYPDIRVAMASRA
- a CDS encoding 1-deoxy-D-xylulose-5-phosphate reductoisomerase, with amino-acid sequence MPAQKCLRRWSIPTFESQWLPVPEARQLALFGSTGSIGSQTLDVARRIGGFEIALLTAGSRWEVLAQQAREYAVPEVVLGDAGHYDDLMQALVGTGCRVHCGRDALVKAAAEADYDVALNALVGISGLPVSHEALKRGKTLALANKESLVLAGDLLMRIAIECDGQILPVDSEHSAIFQCLAGESMASVRRLILTASGGPFRDWSSERISTASPEEALAHPNWKMGPKITIDSATLINKGLEIIEACHLFGLPHERVYVRIHRPSVVHSLVEFTDGSLKAQLGKPDMRLPIQFALTWPERQPADYVCDDPLEWPTLTFETLDGSRFPGPGLARVALTMGGTATAVMNGADEAAVAHFLSRRIAFGSITDLIEQALNQHTPLPADSLEAVIAADAEGRDFVNNRVAAS
- the rseP gene encoding RIP metalloprotease RseP; its protein translation is MSTILSFIVVIGIIVFVHELGHYLAAKMSGVRVETFSLGFPPKMLGHKIGETEYIIGWVPLGGYVKMSGMIDESFDESFDPNDPRGFMAQSFWSKVFIISAGVIMNVLLGWLLYSSLTYSEGVGRMTGTTLTLVSPDYPAAEAGLEVGDQIVAVAGERVEDWSHMTEAVRKSPGIPVEVEWLRGDSLMRTTITPRSAREFNLRTGAVDSVGKIGVVGTFTTERVGPLAAFVHGGEQVWWVIRLNVASVAALLSGTASVRELTGPLGIARMSGESARSGAASFIAFIALISISIAFLNILPVPMLDGGHLLFLVIESVIGREIPEKVKTMMMKVGLAMLLLLVAVVSYHDILRFYWR